The following proteins are co-located in the Vigna unguiculata cultivar IT97K-499-35 chromosome 9, ASM411807v1, whole genome shotgun sequence genome:
- the LOC114164690 gene encoding (-)-isopiperitenol/(-)-carveol dehydrogenase, mitochondrial-like: MMAESTSITTLRLKNKIAIVTGGASGIGEATARLFAEEGARMVVIADVQDKLGKEVAASIGGERCSYFHCDVAEEDEVQSLVQSTVKAYGQLDIMFSNAGIGSLSKQRVAELDMSQLDKLFTVNVRGMAACVKHAARAMVEGRVRGSIVCSGSVVGSHGSPTGSDYVMSKHAVLGLMRSASMQLAEHGIRVNCVSPNGLATPLTCKLIGVNEEEAREVFRNYARLKGVVLTPKEVANAVLFLVSDDSAFVTGLDLVVDGGFSPGH; the protein is encoded by the coding sequence ATGATGGCGGAATCAACATCCATCACCACTCTCAGGTTAAAGAACAAAATAGCCATAGTTACCGGAGGTGCCAGCGGTATCGGCGAAGCCACGGCGAGACTATTCGCGGAGGAAGGGGCGCGAATGGTGGTCATCGCTGACGTCCAAGACAAGCTGGGGAAAGAAGTGGCGGCGTCCATTGGCGGGGAGAGGTGCAGCTACTTTCACTGCGACGTGGCGGAGGAAGATGAAGTCCAAAGCCTGGTACAGTCAACGGTCAAAGCGTACGGTCAACTGGACATAATGTTCAGCAACGCTGGGATCGGTAGTCTCTCCAAACAGAGGGTGGCGGAGCTCGACATGTCCCAACTCGACAAGCTGTTCACGGTGAACGTGCGCGGAATGGCGGCGTGCGTGAAGCACGCGGCGCGTGCCATGGTGGAGGGGCGCGTGAGAGGAAGCATAGTGTGCTCGGGGAGCGTGGTTGGCAGCCACGGTAGTCCAACTGGGAGTGACTACGTGATGTCGAAGCACGCAGTGTTGGGTTTGATGCGTTCGGCAAGCATGCAGCTTGCGGAACACGGGATAAGGGTGAACTGCGTCTCACCCAATGGGTTGGCAACGCCGTTGACTTGTAAACTGATAGGGGTGAATGAAGAGGAGGCGCGTGAAGTTTTCCGGAATTACGCGAGACTGAAGGGAGTGGTGCTGACGCCCAAAGAGGTGGCCAATGCGGTGCTGTTTCTGGTCTCTGATGACTCTGCTTTCGTCACCGGCCTTGATCTTGTGGTAGACGGTGGCTTTTCTCCCGGCCATTGA